A window of the Tunturibacter empetritectus genome harbors these coding sequences:
- a CDS encoding RNA polymerase sigma factor produces MDVDLTFEQLVRDHQAMVFRTLLRLTGSREHLDDLAQDVFLRLYRALPSFRGEALITTYLYRIAVNVAQDEWKRRRRDDRSHVSLSDDTSAWEERLAHPDRNAEQKIEEREFQQAVDEQLQRLSQIERTILILYHQEERSYEQISYTLGMPIGTVRTHLHRGRKKLREAIKQNQTSERRTACQTN; encoded by the coding sequence TTGGATGTCGATCTCACCTTCGAGCAGCTGGTACGCGACCATCAGGCGATGGTCTTTCGCACCCTGCTGCGTCTGACGGGGAGTCGCGAACACCTCGATGATCTTGCCCAGGACGTGTTTCTACGCCTTTATCGGGCGTTGCCCAGTTTTCGCGGCGAAGCGCTGATTACTACCTATCTTTACCGGATCGCGGTGAATGTTGCGCAGGACGAGTGGAAGCGGCGCCGTCGCGATGACCGCTCCCACGTCTCGCTCTCGGACGACACTTCGGCTTGGGAAGAGCGTTTGGCGCATCCCGACAGGAACGCGGAACAGAAGATCGAGGAGCGCGAATTCCAACAGGCGGTCGACGAGCAGTTGCAGCGGCTCAGCCAGATTGAGAGAACGATCCTGATCCTCTATCATCAGGAGGAACGAAGCTACGAGCAGATCTCGTACACGCTGGGAATGCCGATCGGAACGGTGCGGACCCATCTTCATCGAGGGCGCAAGAAGCTTCGCGAAGCGATTAAGCAGAATCAAACCAGTGAGAGGAGAACGGCATGTCAGACGAATTGA
- a CDS encoding DUF6249 domain-containing protein, with product MDFLSSPFIVPVAGCAVGAVAIVSGIWFEAQQRRNKAEQRMAMIARGVPIAEIERLLGSGDEEKRVRDPLRSLGNARRTGIVLVSVGLGLILFFVALSVIVQERDVLAGSAVGIIPLAIGVGFFIDYNLQKRELSRFGLEIGAESSGAGSDR from the coding sequence ATGGATTTTCTATCAAGTCCGTTTATTGTCCCGGTAGCCGGGTGCGCCGTCGGTGCCGTCGCAATCGTCTCAGGCATCTGGTTTGAAGCTCAACAACGCCGAAACAAGGCCGAACAGCGTATGGCGATGATTGCCCGTGGTGTTCCCATCGCCGAGATCGAGAGACTGTTGGGCTCCGGTGACGAGGAGAAGCGCGTCAGAGATCCTCTGCGCAGCCTCGGCAACGCACGCCGCACCGGAATTGTCCTGGTTTCGGTTGGGCTGGGATTGATCCTGTTCTTCGTAGCGCTCAGCGTCATCGTGCAGGAGCGGGATGTCTTGGCAGGATCAGCCGTCGGCATCATTCCGCTGGCTATCGGAGTAGGCTTTTTCATCGACTACAACCTGCAGAAGCGCGAGCTATCGCGCTTCGGGTTGGAGATCGGTGCCGAATCCTCAGGAGCTGGATCGGACCGGTAA
- a CDS encoding M48 family metallopeptidase — protein MNVRSALLLLISFFAIAIPSSSALGTTSTEAQALREAAQNHTAYTLPPEKLKLAKELFRDRTALHLLGEGWGFLQLILLLALGVPSRLRDVAERATKSRWGQCFLFVFLFLLLTALLNAPLRLYGHHVSLAYGLSVQRWGSWFADLGKSFLLEWLVAGILVMVLFWVIQRSPKRWWFWFWIPTMVAVLFGVFLSPILVDPLFNKFEPLQQSNPALVAQLERVVARSGVTLPPDRMFFMRASSKVTSMNAYVTGFGPSKRLVLWDTTIATATPDELVGVFGHELGHYALHHIVQGVLFSAVLLLLGFFAGQRMTWWLLARYGPRWKIRSQNDWACLAVLVLVLNVLNFFAEPIENSFSRSIEHAADIYGQEAIHGIVSDPQTTTQQGFQKLGENSLDDPTPHPLLDFWYDGHPSTASRAAFALAYDPWTAGQHPKYFQP, from the coding sequence ATGAATGTCCGTTCAGCTTTGCTTCTGCTGATCAGCTTTTTCGCAATCGCGATTCCGTCATCGAGTGCCCTCGGAACCACCTCCACTGAGGCCCAGGCTCTGCGAGAGGCCGCCCAGAATCACACGGCCTATACGCTGCCGCCTGAAAAACTCAAGCTCGCCAAGGAGTTGTTCCGCGACCGTACCGCGCTGCATCTTCTAGGCGAAGGCTGGGGCTTCCTGCAGCTTATTCTGCTGCTGGCGCTGGGTGTTCCATCGCGCCTCCGCGACGTCGCCGAGAGGGCAACGAAGAGCCGCTGGGGGCAATGCTTCCTCTTCGTCTTTCTCTTCCTGCTTCTTACCGCGCTCCTCAACGCTCCTCTACGGCTCTACGGCCACCATGTATCGCTCGCGTACGGACTCTCGGTGCAGCGTTGGGGAAGCTGGTTCGCCGATCTAGGCAAAAGCTTTCTGCTCGAATGGCTCGTCGCCGGCATCCTTGTAATGGTGCTGTTCTGGGTCATCCAGCGTTCGCCGAAGCGCTGGTGGTTCTGGTTCTGGATCCCGACAATGGTCGCGGTACTGTTCGGCGTCTTTCTCTCCCCGATCCTCGTCGATCCGCTCTTCAACAAGTTTGAACCGTTGCAGCAAAGCAATCCGGCACTTGTAGCGCAGTTGGAGAGAGTCGTCGCACGCAGCGGCGTCACTCTGCCACCCGACAGAATGTTCTTCATGCGAGCCAGCAGCAAGGTCACCAGCATGAACGCCTACGTCACCGGCTTCGGCCCGTCGAAGCGCCTGGTGCTCTGGGATACGACCATCGCCACAGCCACGCCCGATGAGCTCGTCGGCGTCTTCGGCCACGAGCTGGGCCACTACGCGCTGCATCACATCGTGCAGGGCGTCCTGTTCAGCGCGGTTTTGCTGCTCCTCGGATTCTTCGCAGGCCAGCGAATGACCTGGTGGTTGCTGGCGAGATACGGTCCCCGATGGAAGATTCGCTCGCAGAACGACTGGGCCTGTTTAGCGGTGTTAGTGCTGGTCCTAAACGTGTTGAACTTCTTCGCCGAGCCGATCGAAAACAGCTTCAGCCGCTCGATCGAACATGCCGCTGATATTTACGGGCAGGAGGCTATCCACGGTATCGTCTCTGACCCACAAACCACCACCCAGCAAGGGTTTCAGAAGCTTGGTGAGAATTCGTTGGACGACCCCACCCCGCATCCCCTTCTCGACTTTTGGTATGACGGGCACCCATCCACGGCAAGCCGAGCCGCCTTCGCTCTGGCCTACGACCCCTGGACAGCAGGGCAGCATCCAAAGTACTTTCAACCATAA
- a CDS encoding histidine triad nucleotide-binding protein: protein MKTQPSHPASSDCLFCKIVAGDIPANRVYEDEFCIGFPDINPQAPTHLLIIPRQHIASTAKAEAEHSALLGSLMSAAAKIARAEKLSKGYRIVVNTGEDGGQTVNHLHLHLLGGRHMNWPPG from the coding sequence ATGAAGACCCAGCCGAGTCATCCCGCATCGTCCGACTGTCTCTTCTGCAAGATCGTCGCAGGAGACATCCCGGCAAACCGCGTCTACGAGGACGAGTTCTGCATCGGCTTCCCCGACATCAATCCGCAGGCCCCCACGCATCTGCTCATCATCCCAAGGCAACACATCGCTTCCACCGCGAAGGCGGAGGCGGAACACTCTGCGCTGTTAGGTTCCCTGATGTCTGCGGCGGCCAAGATCGCGCGGGCAGAGAAGCTGAGCAAAGGCTATCGAATCGTCGTCAACACCGGCGAGGACGGCGGCCAGACAGTGAATCACCTGCACCTGCATCTACTCGGCGGCAGGCACATGAACTGGCCTCCGGGCTAG
- a CDS encoding response regulator, translating into MTSEQNVPEVDSHQGSTMSPVQQDGEAQFAGQNVAHGMGQSKSSRRRRRKRKSKGGDSPQGAQPGSQSGDQGAGQPVGSIQGAAAPQTFQPQGGQGFQANAGQQQNGSSSSGKRWKKKFRDRDRQRSPENPGNVASGSNGGGFSSNGGGYRDRDTHQPGNNSGGYKRKGGGGKQQSRGPRSFVGPMDHSYRAVNGNFADTPPSTMDSHNGNYQGRSNGHGGGRSYQSDSQPIDYSQGRAIPIADDAPTKIFFFIEDLFFIAKISETARKLGVKVAFVKNDKEAIASLVGGEEEDRPGLIVFDLNNANAKPLTLIPKLKTKLKRSTSIIGFLSHLQGDLKAKAVEAGCDTVMPRAAFSQNLPNLLRRYGMEEEEEPNFNM; encoded by the coding sequence ATGACTTCAGAGCAGAATGTACCCGAGGTAGATTCTCACCAGGGTTCGACAATGTCTCCCGTCCAGCAGGACGGGGAGGCGCAATTTGCCGGGCAGAACGTCGCGCACGGCATGGGTCAGTCCAAGAGCAGCCGCCGTCGCCGCCGGAAGCGGAAGAGCAAGGGTGGAGACTCCCCTCAGGGCGCTCAACCCGGAAGCCAGTCCGGCGATCAGGGTGCGGGTCAGCCAGTTGGCTCGATTCAGGGTGCTGCCGCTCCGCAGACCTTTCAACCGCAGGGTGGCCAAGGCTTTCAAGCCAACGCCGGCCAGCAACAGAACGGCTCCTCCTCGAGCGGCAAACGCTGGAAGAAGAAGTTTCGGGATCGTGACCGTCAACGCTCGCCTGAGAATCCTGGCAATGTGGCCAGCGGCAGCAACGGCGGCGGATTCAGCAGCAATGGCGGCGGCTATCGCGATCGCGATACTCACCAGCCGGGCAATAACAGCGGCGGCTACAAACGCAAGGGCGGCGGCGGTAAGCAGCAGTCTCGGGGTCCACGCAGCTTTGTCGGCCCCATGGACCACAGCTATCGCGCCGTGAACGGCAACTTCGCCGACACTCCGCCTTCTACGATGGATTCGCACAATGGCAACTACCAGGGCCGCAGCAACGGCCATGGTGGCGGACGCAGCTACCAGAGTGACTCTCAGCCTATCGACTACTCGCAGGGCCGCGCTATTCCAATTGCGGATGACGCGCCGACAAAGATCTTCTTCTTCATCGAAGACCTCTTCTTCATCGCCAAGATCTCTGAGACAGCGCGTAAGCTCGGGGTCAAGGTTGCCTTCGTCAAGAACGACAAGGAGGCAATCGCCTCGCTGGTTGGCGGCGAAGAGGAAGATCGGCCAGGCTTGATCGTCTTCGACCTGAACAATGCAAACGCCAAGCCGTTGACGCTGATTCCCAAGCTGAAGACCAAGCTGAAGCGCAGCACCTCGATCATCGGCTTCCTGTCGCATCTGCAGGGAGATCTGAAGGCGAAGGCCGTCGAAGCGGGATGCGATACGGTGATGCCGCGTGCAGCCTTCTCGCAGAATCTTCCGAACCTCCTCCGCCGGTATGGCATGGAAGAGGAAGAAGAGCCGAACTTCAATATGTAA
- a CDS encoding OmpH family outer membrane protein, whose translation MNRTLALVTALAAGMTSAAALAQTSATTAGTPTAAPTQTAPAPAAAPAPVAPHAVPAKIATIEFEQVAAATNEGQRALQTLQKKYEPKGAELQAKAQEIDTLKKQLQAAPATLTESERASKLRAIDTKEKQLQRDGEDAQQSVAGEQQQVIGVVAKKLAPVVKKYVEDNGYTMLLDITGQQGGSMSVLWTSDGTDISRAVLEAYNASSGVAPPVPSAPSPTAHPHASATPKPALPKQ comes from the coding sequence ATGAATCGCACCCTCGCTCTTGTTACCGCCCTCGCTGCGGGAATGACATCCGCTGCCGCCCTGGCCCAGACCTCCGCCACGACCGCCGGCACACCAACTGCAGCTCCCACCCAGACCGCCCCTGCTCCGGCTGCAGCTCCAGCCCCCGTCGCACCACACGCAGTCCCTGCGAAGATTGCGACCATCGAGTTCGAGCAGGTCGCCGCAGCAACCAACGAAGGACAGCGAGCCCTCCAGACCCTGCAGAAGAAGTACGAGCCCAAAGGGGCAGAGCTCCAGGCCAAGGCACAGGAGATCGATACCCTCAAAAAGCAGCTGCAGGCCGCACCGGCAACCCTGACCGAATCCGAACGCGCCTCGAAGCTCCGTGCCATCGACACCAAGGAGAAACAGCTCCAGCGCGATGGCGAAGATGCACAGCAGTCCGTCGCCGGCGAGCAGCAGCAGGTCATCGGCGTGGTTGCCAAGAAGCTCGCGCCGGTCGTGAAGAAGTATGTGGAGGACAATGGCTACACCATGCTCCTCGATATCACAGGCCAGCAGGGTGGCTCGATGAGCGTGCTCTGGACCAGCGATGGCACCGATATCTCGCGTGCCGTTCTCGAGGCTTACAACGCGTCTTCAGGCGTCGCACCTCCGGTCCCGTCTGCGCCGTCACCAACCGCTCACCCGCACGCCTCGGCCACCCCGAAGCCTGCGCTGCCCAAGCAGTAA
- a CDS encoding OmpH family outer membrane protein, with amino-acid sequence MNRTLVLISALGAGLMTTAGVSQTAAAPAPAPAAAAAVEPQAIPAKIALVAFEQAVFATNEGQRAVQQIQDKYKPKKDQIDTLSKEVDSLKAQLQSAPATLSDEERATRLRNIDTKEKELNRNAEDAQTAYNADLQEAYGKVAAKVSVTLKDYVSKNGYTLLLDVSGQQSNVMWANQNTDVTQAVVTAYNTTSGVAAPAPSGPSSPAPTTARPRPTTTPKPAAPKQ; translated from the coding sequence ATGAATCGCACCCTCGTTCTTATCTCCGCGCTAGGCGCCGGATTAATGACCACCGCCGGAGTCTCCCAGACCGCTGCCGCTCCAGCTCCTGCCCCCGCTGCCGCTGCTGCCGTTGAGCCCCAGGCCATCCCCGCAAAGATTGCTCTCGTCGCGTTCGAGCAGGCCGTCTTTGCCACCAACGAAGGCCAGCGCGCCGTCCAGCAGATTCAGGACAAGTACAAGCCCAAGAAAGATCAGATCGACACCCTCTCCAAGGAGGTCGACTCGCTCAAGGCTCAACTGCAGAGTGCTCCCGCAACTCTCTCCGATGAAGAGCGCGCCACTCGCCTGCGCAACATCGACACCAAGGAGAAGGAGCTGAACCGCAACGCCGAGGATGCCCAGACCGCCTACAACGCGGATCTGCAGGAAGCCTATGGCAAGGTGGCCGCCAAAGTCTCAGTTACGCTGAAGGATTACGTCAGCAAGAATGGTTACACTCTTCTGCTCGATGTCAGCGGACAGCAGAGCAACGTGATGTGGGCCAATCAGAACACCGACGTGACCCAGGCCGTTGTGACCGCGTACAACACCACGTCCGGTGTCGCTGCGCCAGCCCCGTCCGGACCATCTTCCCCGGCCCCCACAACAGCTCGTCCACGTCCAACAACGACGCCCAAGCCCGCTGCACCGAAGCAATAA
- the lepA gene encoding translation elongation factor 4, translated as MDPSHIRNFAIIAHIDHGKSTLSDRLLELTGSLTSREMQAQVLDAMDLERERGITIKAHTVRMMYKAQDGDTYQLNLIDTPGHVDFSYEVSRSLASCEGALLVVDASQGVEAQTLANAYLAISNGLEIIPIINKIDLPSADIERTKEMIEKSVGLPADDAIAVSAKTGLNVASILEAVVTLLPQPEGDPEAPLQALIFDSWFDPYRGVIVLARIINGRLRKGMKIKVMSNGKMFDVESMGVMTPKPVELAELSAGEVGFFVATIKNVADTKVGDTITSVENPCAEALPGFEDIKSMVFAGLYTVDSHEHAMLRDALEKLRLNDASFSFEPESSVALGFGFRCGFLGLLHLEIIQERLEREYDLDLITTAPGVRYKITMTDGSVREVDNPSRWPETTEIEQIEEPVIVAKILTNEEYVGGILKLVEEKRGRQQNMEYVSDTRVLITYELPLNEIVLDFYDRLKTVSRGYASLDYQLAGMWVSPMVKMDILIGGDPVDALSIIIHKDFAQQRGRALVSKMRELIPRQMFEVAIQAAIGSKVIARETVTAIRKNVIAKCYGGDISRKRKLLEKQKEGKKRMKRIGKVDIPQEAFLAVLKVGEE; from the coding sequence ATGGATCCAAGTCACATCCGCAACTTCGCGATCATCGCGCATATCGACCATGGCAAGTCCACTCTCTCCGACCGGTTGCTTGAACTCACCGGTTCGTTGACCTCGCGCGAGATGCAGGCCCAGGTGCTGGACGCCATGGATCTGGAGCGCGAGCGCGGCATTACGATCAAAGCCCATACCGTCCGCATGATGTACAAGGCGCAGGATGGCGATACCTATCAGCTGAACCTGATCGATACGCCGGGCCATGTCGATTTTTCCTATGAAGTTTCGCGCTCGCTGGCGTCGTGCGAAGGAGCGCTGCTGGTGGTCGATGCGTCGCAGGGTGTGGAGGCGCAGACGCTGGCCAACGCGTATCTTGCGATCTCGAATGGACTCGAGATTATTCCGATCATCAATAAGATCGATCTTCCCAGCGCGGACATCGAGCGCACGAAGGAGATGATTGAGAAGTCCGTGGGGCTGCCTGCGGATGATGCGATTGCTGTGAGCGCAAAGACGGGGCTGAATGTTGCGAGCATTCTAGAGGCTGTAGTGACGCTGCTGCCGCAGCCGGAGGGCGATCCCGAGGCGCCACTGCAGGCATTGATCTTCGATAGCTGGTTCGATCCTTATAGAGGCGTGATTGTTCTGGCGCGCATCATCAACGGCAGGCTGCGCAAGGGGATGAAGATCAAGGTGATGTCGAACGGAAAGATGTTCGATGTGGAAAGTATGGGCGTGATGACGCCGAAGCCGGTTGAGCTTGCGGAGCTGAGCGCAGGCGAGGTTGGCTTCTTCGTTGCCACGATCAAGAACGTTGCGGATACCAAGGTCGGCGACACCATTACTTCGGTCGAAAATCCCTGTGCGGAGGCGCTGCCGGGTTTTGAAGATATCAAGAGCATGGTGTTCGCGGGGCTTTACACCGTCGATTCGCATGAGCACGCGATGCTGCGCGATGCGCTGGAAAAGCTTCGCCTCAACGATGCTTCATTTTCGTTTGAGCCTGAGTCTTCGGTGGCGCTTGGGTTTGGGTTTCGCTGCGGCTTTCTTGGACTGCTGCATCTTGAGATTATTCAGGAGCGGCTGGAGCGTGAGTACGATCTTGATCTGATTACGACTGCGCCGGGCGTGCGCTACAAGATCACCATGACCGACGGCAGCGTGCGCGAGGTGGATAATCCCTCGCGGTGGCCGGAGACGACCGAGATCGAACAGATTGAAGAGCCGGTGATTGTGGCGAAGATTCTGACGAACGAAGAGTACGTCGGCGGAATTCTGAAGCTGGTGGAAGAGAAGCGCGGGCGTCAGCAGAACATGGAGTACGTTTCGGATACGCGGGTTCTGATTACGTATGAGCTTCCGTTGAATGAGATTGTGCTGGATTTTTACGATCGCCTGAAGACGGTCTCGCGCGGTTACGCATCGCTGGACTATCAGCTTGCGGGGATGTGGGTCTCGCCGATGGTGAAGATGGATATTCTGATTGGCGGCGATCCAGTGGATGCGCTCTCGATCATCATTCACAAAGATTTTGCGCAGCAACGCGGCCGGGCGCTGGTTTCGAAGATGCGGGAGCTGATTCCGCGACAGATGTTTGAGGTTGCGATTCAGGCGGCGATCGGCTCGAAGGTGATTGCGCGTGAGACGGTGACGGCGATTCGGAAGAATGTAATCGCGAAGTGCTACGGCGGCGACATCAGCCGGAAGCGTAAGCTGCTGGAGAAGCAAAAAGAGGGCAAGAAGCGGATGAAGCGGATTGGCAAGGTCGATATTCCGCAGGAGGCTTTTCTTGCGGTCCTCAAGGTGGGCGAGGAGTAG
- a CDS encoding PP2C family protein-serine/threonine phosphatase, which translates to MATQLPPLNAFDALEVLPHNIHSSCEFIQALMKLQRAAQLITSTLDLDVLFDRVVNDIADAIGCVEVSVWLREAGGDELVLHGVRGCSTYRKGDRFRIGERGMVGHVAATGVTRYAGDVTIDPYYVACELDVRSEATVPLLLHGEVIGVLCVDHKRLNAFSDDHIAVMEALAGHIAVAIENARLFRNERHEREQMQLEADDARAVQQSLFVKAVPLVCGFAFETAWNPAGAVAGDWFDLIDLGDDRCGIVLADVSGKGMPAALLMSATRAILRSLVKLDPSPGKTLMQLNQILMEDFPMGKFVTMIYGVLDARSREITIASAGHLRPLLINGSSSFLDIDTGMPLGLGATTYPEYKVTLKPGTQLLFYTDGITEATNHSDEEYGAARLADHFLQPSACVEGLIEEVSRFSHGSTHTDDATAVLIRSR; encoded by the coding sequence ATGGCGACCCAACTCCCCCCGCTCAATGCATTTGATGCCCTCGAAGTACTTCCCCACAACATTCACTCCTCCTGCGAGTTCATCCAGGCCCTGATGAAGTTGCAGCGGGCGGCGCAACTCATCACCTCTACCCTCGACCTCGATGTCCTGTTCGATCGCGTCGTAAACGACATCGCCGACGCCATCGGCTGCGTGGAGGTCTCCGTCTGGCTGCGCGAAGCGGGCGGCGACGAGCTGGTCCTTCACGGCGTTCGTGGATGCTCAACCTATCGCAAAGGGGACCGCTTCAGGATTGGCGAACGAGGCATGGTCGGCCACGTCGCCGCAACCGGCGTGACGCGCTACGCCGGCGACGTAACCATCGATCCTTACTACGTTGCATGCGAACTTGACGTGCGGTCTGAGGCTACAGTTCCGCTCCTGCTTCACGGCGAAGTCATCGGAGTCCTGTGCGTCGACCACAAGCGGCTCAACGCCTTCTCGGACGATCATATCGCCGTCATGGAAGCGTTGGCCGGCCACATCGCAGTGGCCATCGAAAACGCCAGGCTCTTCCGCAACGAGCGCCACGAGCGCGAGCAGATGCAGCTAGAAGCAGACGATGCCCGCGCCGTCCAGCAATCGCTCTTCGTCAAGGCTGTTCCGCTCGTCTGTGGCTTCGCATTTGAAACCGCGTGGAACCCAGCCGGAGCCGTCGCTGGCGATTGGTTTGATCTGATCGACCTCGGCGACGATCGCTGCGGTATCGTACTCGCCGATGTCTCCGGCAAAGGAATGCCCGCGGCCCTCTTGATGTCGGCCACACGCGCCATCCTGCGCTCGCTGGTCAAGCTCGATCCCTCTCCCGGAAAAACGCTTATGCAGCTCAATCAGATCCTGATGGAAGACTTTCCCATGGGCAAGTTCGTCACCATGATCTATGGCGTGCTCGACGCGCGGTCCCGCGAGATCACCATCGCCAGCGCCGGACACCTCCGTCCTCTCCTCATCAACGGTTCGAGCTCCTTCCTCGACATCGACACCGGCATGCCGCTCGGACTCGGCGCAACAACCTACCCCGAATACAAGGTCACCCTCAAGCCGGGCACGCAGCTCCTCTTCTATACGGACGGCATCACCGAGGCAACGAACCACAGCGACGAAGAGTACGGCGCAGCCCGGCTGGCCGATCACTTCCTGCAGCCATCGGCTTGCGTGGAGGGGCTCATCGAGGAGGTGTCTAGATTCAGCCACGGATCGACCCACACCGACGACGCAACCGCCGTCCTGATACGGAGCCGGTAA